From the Leptospira biflexa serovar Patoc strain 'Patoc 1 (Paris)' genome, one window contains:
- a CDS encoding adenylate/guanylate cyclase domain-containing protein, which yields MKQSLVEEILIAREMKNEKTVALVRFVLFSVTSIMDFVSYLGWINYTIVTPSFITVALDFVFLLFASIVLFIVNFLPYQPYLKFFTITLDYFIIGLMIFLDPTIQKGNGLIYFIAMTSAIFVYQFNQLRHSKTGTIYGAFLAFVYFVVISFGLGEEYPFDILPMMIGLAMILGVGYVTTVSNIEMVKEANTKQMMERYLPSQLVSEFYKNKVQLEPGGENKEVTILFSDIRSFTKFSEQRTAEEVVLFLNEYLSRMTDVIFKFNGTIDKFIGDAIMTVFGAPFKNEDDALQAVKTAVEMIRELTKLNQNMDLGSDDLKVGIGIHTGEAIVGNIGSDRRLDYTVIGDNVNLASRIEGLTKHYGCSILISDTTYLQIEGKYGDPDGFVVREIDLVVVKGKSKAITIYEVVVL from the coding sequence ATGAAACAATCATTAGTTGAAGAAATATTAATTGCCAGAGAAATGAAAAACGAAAAGACGGTGGCTCTTGTTCGATTTGTTTTATTTTCTGTCACATCCATAATGGATTTTGTATCTTATTTGGGTTGGATCAACTATACAATCGTGACTCCAAGCTTTATCACCGTAGCATTAGATTTTGTATTTTTATTGTTTGCAAGTATAGTGTTATTTATCGTAAATTTTTTACCTTATCAACCGTATCTAAAATTTTTCACAATTACTTTGGATTATTTTATTATTGGGTTAATGATTTTTTTGGATCCGACGATCCAGAAAGGAAATGGTTTGATATACTTTATTGCTATGACTAGCGCAATTTTCGTTTACCAGTTCAACCAATTGAGACATTCAAAAACGGGAACAATCTACGGAGCTTTTTTAGCTTTTGTTTATTTTGTGGTAATCTCATTCGGTTTAGGGGAAGAGTATCCATTTGATATTTTGCCAATGATGATTGGACTCGCAATGATCCTAGGAGTTGGTTATGTGACAACTGTTTCGAATATTGAAATGGTGAAAGAGGCCAATACAAAACAAATGATGGAAAGATATTTACCTTCCCAACTCGTAAGTGAATTTTACAAAAATAAAGTTCAGTTGGAACCTGGTGGAGAAAATAAGGAAGTCACCATACTTTTTTCCGATATTCGTTCCTTTACTAAATTTTCAGAACAAAGGACTGCAGAAGAGGTGGTTCTTTTCTTAAATGAATATTTGTCTCGAATGACCGATGTCATTTTTAAATTTAATGGAACTATAGATAAGTTTATCGGTGATGCGATAATGACTGTCTTTGGAGCTCCTTTTAAAAATGAGGATGATGCTCTTCAGGCCGTCAAAACAGCCGTGGAAATGATTCGTGAACTTACAAAATTAAATCAAAATATGGATCTAGGAAGTGACGATTTAAAAGTTGGTATTGGGATTCACACAGGTGAGGCGATTGTGGGAAACATTGGATCCGATCGAAGATTGGATTACACCGTAATCGGTGATAATGTGAATTTAGCTTCGAGGATTGAGGGGTTAACAAAACATTACGGGTGTTCGATTCTTATATCGGATACAACCTATCTTCAAATTGAAGGAAAGTATGGAGATCCGGATGGGTTTGTTGTCCGAGAAATTGATCTAGTGGTCGTGAAAGGAAAATCGAAAGCCATCACGATCTATGAAGTCGTAGTTTTATAA
- a CDS encoding GGDEF domain-containing protein translates to MPATFDLIWLTVLAFGTGHITSFFILGYLGSIALSSMSLDRNYGIYNAFLATVLFSAMGFLVYFEILPSVNILMPTVKPTLMSIFISSILLGGSAFIVNQIVSKLFSSLTDVNQKLLAIAMTDPLTGISNRRSFFSNLEIELARKQRSVGPYPIAFLLFDLDLFKSINDTYGHEFGDQVLIEFATVLKTSLRKQDFPARWGGEEFLVLLPNTDLDGAIVVAEKIRTSFHSLSFYAKDKRIQCSTSVGISVCNEQGINPEVVINQADQYLYEAKRNGRNQIYSEKNVPS, encoded by the coding sequence GTGCCAGCTACATTTGATCTGATATGGTTAACTGTTCTTGCATTTGGAACTGGACATATTACTTCTTTTTTCATTTTAGGATATCTTGGATCCATTGCACTTAGTAGTATGTCTCTCGATAGAAACTACGGAATATACAATGCTTTTCTTGCTACTGTTTTGTTTAGTGCGATGGGATTTTTGGTTTATTTTGAAATTTTGCCTTCAGTAAATATATTAATGCCTACAGTGAAACCCACTTTAATGAGTATATTCATTTCTTCAATTTTGTTAGGTGGGAGTGCCTTCATCGTAAACCAAATTGTATCCAAATTGTTTTCTTCATTAACTGATGTGAATCAAAAATTATTGGCGATCGCAATGACAGATCCATTGACTGGGATTTCCAATCGTAGATCATTTTTTTCAAATTTAGAAATAGAACTCGCAAGAAAACAAAGAAGTGTAGGTCCATATCCAATTGCATTCTTACTATTTGATTTAGATCTATTTAAATCCATCAATGATACTTATGGACATGAATTTGGAGATCAGGTTTTAATTGAATTTGCAACTGTTCTCAAAACTTCACTACGCAAACAAGACTTCCCTGCTCGATGGGGAGGAGAAGAATTCCTGGTCCTCTTACCAAATACTGACCTAGACGGCGCGATCGTCGTCGCTGAAAAAATTCGAACAAGCTTTCATTCCTTATCCTTTTATGCCAAAGATAAACGAATCCAATGCTCCACGAGTGTAGGAATCTCTGTATGCAACGAACAAGGGATCAACCCAGAAGTGGTGATCAATCAAGCGGATCAATATTTATATGAAGCCAAACGAAATGGGAGAAACCAAATCTATTCGGAAAAAAATGTTCCCTCTTAA